The following proteins come from a genomic window of Nicotiana tomentosiformis chromosome 12, ASM39032v3, whole genome shotgun sequence:
- the LOC138902659 gene encoding uncharacterized protein: MDRDEHEQKLRIVFQTLREKKLYANFSKCEFWLDLVPFLGHVVYSDRIKVDPKKIEDNRVISYASYQLKPYEKNYLQKDLNLRQQMWLKLLKDYDITILHHLGKANVVADSLSGNAESMGSLEFIPAMERPLAMDVQALTNRLVGLDISEPSRDTVLQNRAKEVTIGNDGVLRLQGQIYAPNNVDGWKGVDS; the protein is encoded by the exons atgGATAGGGATGAGCACGAGCAGAAATTAAGGATTGTatttcagactttgagggagaagaagttatatgctaatttctccaagtgcgagttctggttggACTTGGTGCCATTCTTGGGCCACGTAGTGTATAGTGataggatcaaggtggatccaaagaagattgag gatAATAGGGTGATTTCTTATGCATCATACcagttgaagccctatgagaagaactatctg caaaaggatttgaatCTGAGGCAGCAGATGTGGTTaaagttattgaaagattatgatatcactatattgcaTCACCTAGGGAAGGCTAATGTAGTAGCGGATTCCTTGAGTGGGAATGCagagagtatggggagtttggAATTTATCCCAGCTATGGAGAGAcctttggctatggatgttcaggctttgactAATAGATTGGTgggattggatatttctgagcctagCAGG gacacggtgttgCAAAACAgagctaaggaggttactatcggtaaTGATGGAGTATTGCGACTGCAGGGTCAGATTTATGCTCCTAATAATGTGGATGGGTGgaagggagttgattcttga